Within Trichoderma atroviride chromosome 2, complete sequence, the genomic segment GTATAAAGGTAGCAACTCacgttgtcgtcgtcacgCCAAGACATGTTGATGGTATTGATTTAGTAGGGAGAATTTAGAATATTTGACTGCAGTTGTAAAGATGAGATTATGGATTTACTTCTGAGAACTTGGACTAGAGACGACTTACAGTATCTTATATACAAAGAGACGGAGGCAGCCAGCTGTGTAATGGGCCAAGTACTTTGTCTCATTCAAGCTCACCCCATTTGGATGCTCAGAATCCCCCGGAAAGCTGCCACGGCGCACGCCACCGGGTGTACGGAGAAGGCCCCCACTAGGAATTCGATCAGTAACCACCTCTCCATGGCAGAAGAGTAGGTACATGACATGGAACCGCTGCAAGGTACAATAGCAGCTGAAATCATCATGAATATCTCCAATTTCCCCAAAGCGCCCCGCCCCCGGGCCACGCCCGGCAGCCCCGATCCAGCCTCTCCTTGTCTTGCTAAGGAGCTTCCGTTCAACACATCTTGGCGCTCCAAATATAGAAAAGGTTTGTTTCCTATACAAACGACAACTTTTCTGCTGATATCCCGTTGCTTCTGGACCCAATCAGCTTTTCTTCCGTGAGATAGACCTTGTAACAACTCGACCAGCTGTCGCAGCTTAAGctcccctccatcttgcACCCGTCATTCCGCCGACATCCAGCAAGCTTTGGATGGCAATGGGCGTGTGGCGCTCTTAGTTCCTGGTCGATGCGATTGGAAGACGCCGTCGTAATCGTCATCTGAGACAACGCTCGCAAGAGTTGGCGGCGGGGTAATAACTGGATTCACCAGCGCCTCATTTGAATACACGTCGAAAGATTTCTTCTGGTGGGCGTATCTCGCGAGCCGGCCTAGCTGCAGATCTGGAGACGCTAGCTGGCTATGACGGAtgagccatcgccatccctATCTGCATAGATCAGCTCGACAGGTATGATGCCAAGTTTTTTACTTGGAGTGGCCGCATGCAAAAGCTCCAAATTCTGGCCGGCAAGCTGGGAGCCGTTGCGCACCACGTTCATCAAGCAGTGGCTGCCACGAGCACATCCAAACAGCTAGATTGGAATGCCAATTCGCACGCAATGAGGGGCTTGCATCCAAGTGGTGTCTGTTGGCTGCATCCGTCCAGCTGCTATCCGGTTCCTCGCCAGTCTCGACACCCAAATGCCGCACTATGATGAGGCGAAGGAGGCGGGTGCTGATAGCAAAAGGAGGggtttgctttgctttccgTAGAAGCTGTAAGATGACGTGAAATGGCATCATTGAAAACACCACCGTTTCTGCACCAAGACAGCAACTACTCTTTCCTGAAGCTCTTATCCTAGAGTAGACGCCCCTCGAAGCTGATTTGAGGCGAGAAGATGCGGCATTGCATCATTGCCATTCCCCGTGTTTCTATTCTGTGCTGGTATTCGTCTAGTTGTATGAGTTGCAGCCGGCTGCAGGTCATGTTCACCTATGGTCGCAGTGTCGTAATGAATGATGCTTCTCGTGCTATGTGTAGAATTGCCATCGGGATACTTGCTGAAAAGCAGAAATGTTATGGTGATAACGAACCTACTTGAATGAAGCAAGATGCGAATTTGTCCAAGGCTTGTAGTAAATCAAGATCAAATTGGCAAGACGACAGCAGTGGATTGTCTAAATGTGAATAAATTTGATTTCgaaagaagattgaaagaCAAAAGCCGAGTGATGGTTCTGAATGCACCTTCCGCATTATATGCCCATCGCTGCCACTAGGAAGGCGCGAGCAGAGATGCTACAAATGGATAAACGTGCATTTTATTGAATGAGATAAACGACTAGTTTTTCTAAATATCAATAGAGCTAAGGCTaaaatgaatgaatgagaGATTCCTGCATCTCTCTACAGCTATCAAGGTCTACAATTGGTGAGAGAAGCGATTTCGTGAGAACATGGTGGTTTCAATTCTGAAACAAACAGATGTTGCTTTGAACCAGATAATTCATCCACAGGTACAGTAGCCATCTTCTGCGCCTCTACTCTCATTCCCATACTTGAGACTACAAAACGGCCTCGAACCCAACGGCCTCGAACCGCAGTCAACCAAGTCTTTGCACACCTCATAATCACCCTCATCTCCTCTCCTCGCGCAATCGAAATGCCGGCATTCGCATCTTCCCAGAGCATATTTCGAATCCCCAGTGCTGCAGTACGGAAACTCGGGATACAATGAAAAATGCCTTTCCGTGCAATTCAAACTTTTCGCACAGTAATGATGAGGACTCTTTTGGAAGAGACAATCCGTGATCCGGGGCTGACACCCACAGGTCCCCATGCCATCGGTATCATGCTTCTCCTTTATACAGGCGTGCTCGTCGGACTCGCGGCACTGGCGGTAGGGCAAGCACATTGACCTTTTGAAACACGCCTTGGCTGAGCATTTGCACTCGCCGCGCTCGCAGGTCGGATACAGGCCTTGCGATGCGTCGCAGTCCAGCGTTACGCGGCAGTCCTCCGCCATGTCCGAGCCGCCGTCGCATGTGTCTGTGAAATTGAACCTCATGGCCGATCGAGATTGGCTTGGAGGGGAGATCTGCAAGCAGACAATCGCAGTTGAGCCTGACGTTGgtgctgatgttgatgttggttGCGTCTCCGACTTTGGCCAAGTCGGCAGCGGAAAGCAAAGGTCGTTATTACAGCTGTGAGATGTCTTGGTACTGCGGAAAATCCCTGGTGGCTCTGGTGTTTCCACCAACGTATCCGAGGCCGTGATTGTTGGCAATGAAGTTTCGTCAGTAATCATGCCAGCAgggaaggagatgatgctgaagggATCCATCATGTTTATAGCTTTCAAGCGACCACGCGGAGGCGCAGCAGCCGTGTATGTCATGAACATTGCGAGGCACAAGCCTCCCAGAGCGAGACACGCTGTGTTGAAGAACATGCTTTAATTTTGACTTATGTAGTGTCCAAGTGTTGTCAACTCTAAAAAGACTTCTAAAAACCCTCGATGGAACCCATGCCAGCCTGAGGTCCTACCGACTTTAAGTGATTTGTCCAATGCAGTATATCATCGCTAAACAAATGCGCCCACATAGCAAAAACCAAGACTGTTTGCACCTGGTCACATTTTCATCCACACCGCTAAACATCAGTGATCAAGTACAGCCCACTCCAACAAGTGATAATGAAACCCATTGTCTGTGTCTCCATCGTACCATTACCCGTCAGTGATGCCTTACAGCTTGCTGCTGACCTGATCATCAGACACAATCGCACCGCTCATCATCGCTGCCTCGGGTGGTGTTGGCCTAGAGAGAAACAACTGTCTTCCGCCTTGATTCCCCCACCAAGCGACTCCAATAGCTGCTCGCTCGACATCCATTTCGCCGTTGATGAGAATATCCCAGAACCGCTTTTTGACTGGTGCCCTCAGCTTGGGATCTTCAATAGTATTTAATGTTTGTGCAGTAATGGTAAGCCATTCTTCGACCAAATGCAAGGGCAAAAATGGCAGCGTATCAATCAGGGCCATGGTTAGTGTGCTCTGCTCTGAGCAAGGTTCTGGAGGCTCCTGAGCCAAGTCCTCTGGCGACGTAGCGTCCAGTGAGACAGCATCCGGGGTTTGGGGCAAAAGTGCCGTGTTTGCCGTAGGAATGGATGCACGAAGCATTTCAAGGAGAGTTTCTGAGAGATGAGGTTCCACCGCGGCGATGGGGAATGGCGGGGAGACGGTTTGCATGACGGTCTTGTAAGCAACTCGGAACTGACGTGGGGAGATTTGTAGAGGAAATGATTCAAAGAGCTTGACAATGTAGAAGGGAGTGATGCTGATGGTGAGTGGGCCGTGTTGTGGGCAGGACAGGACGGAAAGAATGGCGCTATGAGAAGACTCAAAAAGTTCGACTATAGAGGGAGTCATGGGACCATCATGGGAGAGATATGAGGTTGCGGGCTTGATAATTAAAGCTTCGCAAGCATCCGTAGACAGCACCAAGGGCAGGTGCTCCGCAAGGTTCAAGTAAAACAGGTCCAGTGTCCTCGAGAGACACGTAACCGGGGCCGCCGGAGTCTCAACGGGTCGTATCTCCTTGAGCAACACCTCACACGCATGCGCATTTCGGGAAAGAGTATCGATGGATGTTAGGTAGGTGAAATTATACACCTGGAAAGCACTGTTGTTGTTCCGGCTGgatataaagtaaaagtttcGAAGGATATGCAATGATTTAATCGCAGTTTCCGAGGCCGTCATGACGTTCAGCATGCGATGATCTAGCAGACTGCGAGAAACAATAGCCTGGAGGACAGCCACGGCGCCAAACAGCAGCTTACGCAGGACCTGCCACAG encodes:
- a CDS encoding uncharacterized protein (EggNog:ENOG41~TransMembrane:2 (i266-290o334-351i)), producing the protein MPADQLLNTVLHHFQDLHDAKKTEQIIGTTAHLLSQLSNPLNLGVLTSQLLTAPAIWERHDGLRTAVRIISIYNTAAIRVRDLEMENEKKTLDSLPLEGGALGCDDWTRAVVKGADEYSKRWQHLLVMTGVLMGMEGNDKRALSSSLKGTLERAIVTAANMALDTHRQDGPLAGASIALALNFSFPLLSEFNKSQINCNELLPVTVWAITGPEGFCEGQFLQVIGESITDAPGQTLSWTSQTPSFGLLQAMDQRPLMGNIGPLSKLAAYAALHATDTVAVLAALDALLLFSRQVLDAWRLNRFNDVDPAFEANRLSLETYQKTWPVLWQVLRKLLFGAVAVLQAIVSRSLLDHRMLNVMTASETAIKSLHILRNFYFISSRNNNSAFQVYNFTYLTSIDTLSRNAHACEVLLKEIRPVETPAAPVTCLSRTLDLFYLNLAEHLPLVLSTDACEALIIKPATSYLSHDGPMTPSIVELFESSHSAILSVLSCPQHGPLTISITPFYIVKLFESFPLQISPRQFRVAYKTVMQTVSPPFPIAAVEPHLSETLLEMLRASIPTANTALLPQTPDAVSLDATSPEDLAQEPPEPCSEQSTLTMALIDTLPFLPLHLVEEWLTITAQTLNTIEDPKLRAPVKKRFWDILINGEMDVERAAIGVAWWGNQGGRQLFLSRPTPPEAAMMSGAIVSDDQVSSKL